From the genome of Camelus dromedarius isolate mCamDro1 chromosome 19, mCamDro1.pat, whole genome shotgun sequence, one region includes:
- the LOC105084565 gene encoding putative olfactory receptor 2W6, which yields MEKSNDSSEYGFILVGFSDRPKLEMVLFIVNFTLYSVAVLGNSTIILVCILDPQFHTPMYFFLANLSFLDLCFSTSCIPQMLVNLWGPDKTISYAGCVVQLFSFLSVGGIECILLAVMAYDRYAAVCKPLHYMVIMHPQLCLRLVAVAWGSGLVNAIVMSPLTMTLSRCGQRRVNHFLCEMPALIKMACVDARAVEMLAFTFAILIVLLPLTLILVSYGYIAAAVLRIKSAAGRRKAFNTCSSHLTVVSLFYGSIIYMYMQPGNSSSQDQGKFLTLFYNLVTPMLNPLIYTLRNKEVKGALKKVLGRQQ from the coding sequence ATGGAAAAATCCAACGACAGCTCAGAGTATGGTTTTATCTTAGTGGGATTCTCTGATCGTCCCAAACTGGAGATGGTGCTTTTCatagtaaattttactctgtattcaGTGGCTGTGCTGGGAAATTCAACCATAATCCTTGTATGTATATTAGACCCTCAATTTCATACCCCAATGTACTTCTTTCTGGCAAATCTTTCCTTTCTAGATCTCTGCTTCAGTACTAGTTGTATCCCACAGATGCTGGTTAACCTCTGGGGCCCTGATAAGACTATCAGCTATGCAGGCTGTGTCGTccagcttttctctttcctttctgttggAGGAATCGAATGCATCCTTCTGGCTGTCATGGCATATGACCGCTACGCTGCAGTCTGCAAGCCCTTGCACTACATGGTCATTATGCATCCCCAGCTGTGTTTACGACTGGTGGCTGTGGCCTGGGGAAGTGGACTAGTCAATGCCATTGTCATGTCCCCACTAACAATGACTCTCTCCAGATGTGGCCAGCGACGAGTTAACCATTTCCTCTGTGAAATGCCAGCACTGATCAAGATGGCTTGTGTGGATGCTCGTGCAGTGGAAATGCTGGCCTTTACCTTTGCCATTCTCATTGTCCTACTGCCCCTCACTCTTATTCTTGTCTCCTATGGCTACATCGCAGCAGCAGTGCTGAGGATCAAGTCAGCTGCTGGGAGACGGAAGGCCTTCAATACCTGTAGCTCCCACCTTACTGTGGTCTCCTTGTTCTATGGGAGCATCATCTATATGTATATGCAGCCAGGAAACAGCTCTTCCCAAGACCAAGGCAAGTTTCTCACCCTCTTCTACAACCTGGTAACTCCCATGTTGAATCCACTCATCTATACCTTAAGGAATAAGGAGGTGAAAGGAGCACTGAAGAAGGTTTTGGGGAGGCAACAATGA